One genomic window of Halococcus salsus includes the following:
- a CDS encoding helix-turn-helix domain-containing protein, producing MRELVFALEYEPKCNRVADTLADHPDAWIRSLSLHATENRLWRVDHATGTPDALADIEDAFLNSDYYADCLATEDCDATQTTQILDQTDDTLVLYSYWERTPLCSSIPHIARDHLGDGLLFDTRHESRHYTWRIIHSGEGDVSAFFDELATAVGDCARTEILRTAATSTSTNNTNDRTTQLSPEQEAALQAAVEHGYYESPREIDVGGLAEHLNVPRSTLTYRLRRAEEHLAKEHVAHENLPSEPSISP from the coding sequence ATGCGCGAGCTCGTCTTCGCTCTCGAATACGAACCTAAGTGCAACAGGGTGGCAGATACTCTCGCTGACCATCCAGACGCTTGGATTCGATCGCTCTCGCTGCACGCCACCGAGAACCGTCTCTGGCGCGTCGATCACGCCACCGGGACACCCGACGCTCTCGCTGATATCGAAGACGCCTTTCTCAACAGCGACTACTATGCAGACTGTCTCGCAACCGAGGACTGTGATGCTACCCAGACTACACAGATCCTTGACCAGACTGATGACACGCTCGTTCTCTACTCGTACTGGGAGCGCACCCCTCTTTGCTCGTCCATCCCCCACATCGCACGCGACCACCTCGGCGATGGTCTACTGTTCGACACGCGCCACGAGAGTCGTCACTACACCTGGCGCATCATCCATTCCGGCGAGGGCGACGTGAGTGCGTTCTTCGATGAGCTCGCAACTGCCGTCGGCGACTGTGCCCGAACGGAAATACTCCGAACGGCCGCCACCTCGACCTCGACAAACAATACGAACGACAGAACAACCCAGCTCTCGCCAGAACAAGAGGCTGCTCTTCAGGCTGCCGTCGAACACGGCTATTACGAGTCGCCCCGAGAGATCGACGTAGGTGGACTAGCAGAGCACCTCAACGTGCCTCGGTCGACGCTCACCTACCGACTTCGACGGGCGGAAGAACACCTTGCGAAGGAGCACGTTGCTCACGAAAATCTCCCTTCGGAGCCGTCGATATCACCCTGA
- a CDS encoding ArsR/SmtB family transcription factor produces the protein MSQTDSPPDEAYSALDRLYDDPEARIAALRDSRPPERDVAGQEAVFKALANEDRLRVLETLRESECCGCELQIVLDAPQSTVATHLRKLKKAGLVKSRKKGKWSYYRIADTAVFELLDLARAVQGDA, from the coding sequence ATGTCCCAGACAGACTCACCACCTGACGAAGCCTACAGCGCGCTCGACCGATTATACGACGACCCGGAGGCACGAATCGCCGCCCTGCGGGACTCTCGCCCTCCCGAACGAGATGTTGCCGGTCAAGAAGCCGTATTCAAGGCGCTCGCCAACGAAGACCGCCTCCGCGTTCTCGAAACACTCCGCGAGTCCGAGTGCTGTGGCTGTGAATTACAGATCGTGCTCGATGCACCGCAATCGACGGTCGCCACGCACCTCCGGAAGTTGAAGAAAGCGGGACTGGTCAAATCACGGAAGAAGGGCAAGTGGAGCTACTACCGCATCGCCGATACCGCGGTCTTCGAACTGCTTGATCTCGCCCGCGCTGTTCAGGGGGACGCCTGA
- a CDS encoding permease: protein MLPAGLESGLIDSWNYFVHLVVLLVPLFIGASFLVGLAQEYLPPEKVERKLRGHDEGAGNVAAAGLGAVTPFCSCSTVPVLAGLLQAGAPLGLAFSFLLASPLVNEIAVLLLVGLFGIEVTVWYIVMTFVAAVVGGLVIGRLGLAEQVKEVSITNETDQAVATDGGTVDCCAGGPTPTEQTHRQHVESAARDAWSFFVDTLPYLILGMVIGALIHGVVPVDVLQTVLGPENPLAVPLAALAGAPVYVSLSGMLPIAASLSEQGIAIGTVLAFVVGGAGVSIPNVILLNKLFKRRLLVVYATTVVAIGVIVGVVFNIFIV from the coding sequence ATGCTTCCGGCAGGACTCGAAAGCGGCCTCATCGACTCGTGGAACTACTTCGTTCATCTCGTGGTCCTCCTCGTCCCGCTGTTCATCGGGGCGTCGTTCCTCGTGGGCCTCGCACAGGAGTATCTCCCACCGGAGAAGGTCGAGCGAAAGCTTCGCGGGCACGATGAGGGTGCGGGGAACGTCGCTGCCGCCGGACTGGGCGCGGTGACGCCATTCTGTTCGTGTTCGACTGTGCCTGTACTGGCTGGATTATTGCAGGCAGGCGCGCCGCTCGGGCTCGCGTTTTCGTTTCTGCTGGCCTCGCCGCTCGTCAACGAGATCGCCGTGTTGTTGCTCGTCGGCCTGTTCGGCATCGAGGTGACGGTCTGGTACATCGTCATGACGTTCGTCGCGGCAGTCGTCGGTGGACTCGTGATCGGGCGGCTGGGATTGGCCGAACAAGTCAAGGAAGTCAGCATTACTAACGAGACCGATCAAGCCGTCGCAACAGACGGCGGGACGGTCGATTGCTGTGCTGGAGGACCGACGCCAACCGAACAGACCCACAGACAGCACGTCGAGAGCGCCGCGCGTGATGCATGGTCGTTCTTCGTCGATACCCTTCCATATCTGATTCTCGGAATGGTGATCGGGGCGCTGATTCATGGCGTCGTTCCAGTCGACGTGCTCCAGACCGTCCTCGGACCTGAGAACCCGCTCGCCGTGCCACTGGCTGCGCTCGCCGGTGCGCCGGTCTACGTCAGCCTCAGCGGAATGTTGCCAATCGCTGCTTCCCTCAGCGAACAGGGGATCGCTATTGGGACCGTTCTCGCGTTCGTCGTTGGCGGAGCTGGTGTCAGCATCCCGAACGTGATTCTCCTGAACAAACTCTTCAAGCGCCGGCTGTTGGTCGTTTACGCTACCACCGTCGTCGCAATCGGTGTCATCGTTGGTGTTGTGTTCAATATCTTCATCGTCTAA
- a CDS encoding RidA family protein — MKTGDSDLRFIEGQLPEHNGQVESDEPPAQQLELALQNLEAKLNQRGQGMDDVFQLTLYLTDMAAYESVNETYERYFEDTYPARTTVGACELLGGAAVTVDAVAALE, encoded by the coding sequence ATGAAGACTGGCGACTCGGACCTCCGTTTCATCGAGGGGCAACTTCCCGAGCACAATGGACAAGTCGAAAGCGACGAACCACCTGCACAGCAGCTCGAACTCGCCTTACAGAACCTCGAAGCCAAGCTGAATCAGCGCGGACAGGGGATGGATGACGTGTTTCAGTTAACGCTGTATCTCACCGATATGGCCGCCTACGAATCGGTCAACGAGACCTACGAGAGATATTTCGAGGACACGTATCCGGCACGCACGACCGTCGGAGCCTGCGAACTACTCGGTGGTGCCGCAGTCACCGTCGACGCAGTCGCCGCCCTCGAATAG
- a CDS encoding ArsR/SmtB family transcription factor produces the protein MAQATERLQRYLEDELGECRDEDVKRRLDELGTLEAALGPAQVNAELDVLAALANETRYTLVRVLVAAGEELCVCELQAVVDVSESGLSHALSALVDAGLVTGRKDGRWKKYQATNRAITLVTVLDGSVSNE, from the coding sequence ATGGCGCAAGCGACCGAACGACTCCAGCGATACCTCGAAGACGAGCTCGGGGAGTGTCGAGACGAGGACGTCAAGCGTCGACTCGACGAACTCGGCACGCTCGAAGCGGCACTCGGCCCAGCACAGGTCAACGCCGAACTCGACGTGCTCGCCGCGCTCGCCAACGAGACGCGCTACACGCTCGTTCGCGTGCTCGTAGCAGCCGGGGAGGAACTCTGTGTCTGTGAGCTTCAGGCCGTCGTCGACGTGAGTGAGAGCGGGCTGAGTCACGCGCTCTCGGCGCTCGTCGACGCGGGACTCGTGACCGGGCGCAAGGACGGACGTTGGAAGAAGTACCAAGCTACCAACCGTGCCATCACCCTTGTGACTGTCCTCGACGGGAGCGTGAGTAATGAGTAA
- the arsB gene encoding ACR3 family arsenite efflux transporter gives MSNVDHEHGPDCSCPQCGDPRSMDFLDKYLTVWIFGAMAVGVGLGYIAPSVTQPIQNLHLVEIGLILMMYPPLAKADYSQLRTVFSNWRVLGLSLIQNWLIGPTLMFGLAVVFFSGLVPGLPARPEFFLGLIFIGMARCIAMVLVWNELAEGSPEYVTGLVAFNSLFQIVTYGVYVWFFGLFLPPLLGMDSLVAGITTFDITPMQVFQAIVVFLGIPFVGGFLTRYAGTRTKGEEWYDEDFIPKIDPLTLVALLFTVIVMFATQGENIVAAPADVLLIAVPLTIYFVVMFFVSFGMGKGIGADYSTTTAIGFTAASNNFELAIAVAVAVFGVGSGVAFTTVVGPLIEVPVLLALVNVALYFQRKLDWSGTETGSLDTSPSEATTDD, from the coding sequence ATGAGTAACGTCGACCACGAGCACGGCCCGGACTGCTCGTGTCCGCAGTGTGGTGACCCACGGTCGATGGACTTCCTCGACAAGTACCTCACCGTCTGGATCTTCGGCGCGATGGCCGTCGGCGTGGGATTGGGCTATATCGCCCCATCGGTGACCCAACCGATTCAGAACCTCCATCTCGTGGAGATCGGCCTCATACTGATGATGTACCCGCCGCTGGCGAAGGCGGACTACTCGCAGCTCCGGACGGTATTCAGCAACTGGCGCGTACTCGGGCTGAGCCTCATCCAGAACTGGCTCATCGGCCCAACGCTGATGTTCGGGCTGGCGGTCGTGTTCTTCAGCGGCCTCGTTCCGGGCCTGCCCGCGCGCCCCGAGTTCTTCCTCGGACTTATCTTCATTGGGATGGCCCGGTGTATCGCAATGGTGCTTGTCTGGAACGAACTCGCCGAAGGGTCTCCCGAATACGTCACTGGGTTAGTGGCGTTCAACAGCCTCTTCCAGATCGTCACCTACGGCGTCTACGTCTGGTTCTTCGGGTTGTTCCTGCCGCCGCTGCTGGGAATGGACTCGCTCGTTGCCGGGATTACCACCTTCGACATTACACCGATGCAGGTATTCCAAGCCATCGTGGTCTTTCTCGGTATTCCCTTTGTCGGCGGCTTTTTGACCCGCTACGCCGGCACGCGCACCAAGGGCGAAGAGTGGTATGACGAGGATTTCATCCCGAAGATCGACCCGCTGACGCTGGTCGCATTGCTGTTCACGGTAATCGTGATGTTCGCCACGCAGGGCGAGAACATCGTTGCTGCACCCGCAGATGTTCTGTTGATCGCGGTGCCGCTGACGATCTACTTCGTGGTGATGTTCTTCGTGAGCTTCGGCATGGGGAAAGGAATCGGCGCGGACTACTCGACGACGACCGCGATCGGGTTCACGGCGGCCTCGAACAATTTCGAGCTCGCCATCGCGGTCGCGGTCGCCGTGTTCGGTGTTGGCTCCGGCGTCGCCTTCACGACCGTCGTCGGCCCGCTCATCGAGGTGCCCGTCTTGCTCGCGCTGGTCAACGTTGCACTCTATTTCCAGCGCAAACTCGACTGGAGTGGAACCGAGACTGGCAGTCTCGACACATCACCGTCCGAGGCGACGACTGACGACTAA
- a CDS encoding low molecular weight phosphatase family protein — protein MSTTTDTANLIRLAFMCVQNAGRSQMATAFAERERERRGLDDAVEILTGGTRPADHVHEEVIEVMREEEFDLSERMPREITSEELRSCEYVATMGCSTLDVDEDESTVDIRDWDLPDPHGEDIDTVRSIRDDIHQRVVDLFDELSDDSQLSAPTN, from the coding sequence ATGTCCACCACTACTGATACAGCGAACCTGATTCGACTCGCGTTCATGTGCGTCCAAAATGCTGGACGCTCGCAGATGGCGACCGCATTCGCCGAGCGCGAACGCGAGCGCCGAGGCCTCGACGACGCCGTCGAGATCCTTACCGGAGGTACCCGTCCAGCGGACCACGTTCACGAGGAAGTCATCGAAGTCATGCGCGAGGAAGAGTTCGATCTCTCGGAGCGGATGCCCCGCGAAATCACAAGCGAGGAACTCCGTTCGTGTGAGTACGTGGCGACGATGGGTTGTTCGACGCTTGACGTCGACGAGGATGAGTCAACGGTTGACATCCGCGACTGGGATCTTCCCGATCCTCATGGAGAGGATATCGACACGGTACGTTCGATTCGAGACGACATTCACCAGCGTGTGGTGGATCTGTTCGATGAACTCAGCGACGACTCACAACTGAGCGCCCCCACGAACTGA
- a CDS encoding arsenic resistance protein encodes MVQFTKDWIQHNQILIYATGVLLAVIVSFAQPGLSSPLEQFINPVLAVLLYVTFLEIPFVKLRRAFTNGRFMLAALGMNFLVVPVVVFALTRFLPQDPAVLVGVFMVLLTPCIDYVISFTELANGDAEQITAATPVLLLIQLLLLPGYLWVFMGERVTEFIQAGPFIEAFVLIIAVPLTLAWLTEVGAERSEAGKRWKDAMEWLPAPMMSVTLFVVIASQLPRVQNSIGQITAVIPVYVAFLVIMPLLGRFGGGLFGMDVGESRALVFTSVTRNSLVILPLALALPSGYALAPAVVITQTLVELIGMVVLTRVVPTWLVPETGRGISPETTPDD; translated from the coding sequence ATGGTACAGTTTACGAAAGACTGGATTCAGCACAATCAAATACTCATCTACGCAACTGGCGTCCTTCTCGCAGTTATCGTGAGCTTTGCTCAGCCGGGGCTAAGTTCTCCTCTGGAACAGTTCATCAACCCCGTCTTGGCAGTGCTTCTGTACGTGACGTTCCTTGAAATCCCGTTCGTCAAACTTCGCCGGGCGTTCACGAACGGCCGATTCATGCTGGCTGCGCTCGGGATGAACTTCCTCGTGGTTCCGGTCGTCGTCTTCGCTCTCACCCGATTTCTCCCGCAGGACCCGGCCGTTCTTGTCGGGGTATTCATGGTATTGCTCACGCCGTGTATCGACTACGTAATTTCGTTCACGGAGCTTGCGAACGGCGATGCAGAACAGATCACTGCGGCGACGCCAGTGTTGTTGCTCATTCAGTTGCTGCTCCTTCCGGGGTATCTCTGGGTGTTCATGGGAGAGCGAGTTACAGAGTTCATTCAGGCAGGACCCTTCATTGAGGCGTTCGTTCTCATCATCGCAGTTCCGCTGACGCTCGCATGGCTTACCGAAGTGGGTGCAGAACGTTCTGAGGCTGGAAAGCGATGGAAAGACGCGATGGAGTGGTTACCAGCCCCGATGATGAGTGTGACGCTGTTTGTGGTTATCGCGTCCCAACTCCCACGTGTTCAAAACTCAATCGGACAGATCACTGCTGTCATCCCGGTATATGTCGCGTTCCTCGTTATAATGCCACTACTCGGACGGTTCGGGGGCGGACTCTTTGGAATGGATGTGGGCGAGAGCCGTGCTCTCGTGTTTACGTCGGTGACGCGGAACTCATTGGTCATTCTGCCGCTGGCACTCGCGCTACCGTCGGGATACGCACTCGCTCCGGCGGTCGTCATCACACAGACACTCGTCGAATTGATTGGAATGGTCGTCCTTACCCGAGTCGTACCAACGTGGCTTGTTCCCGAGACCGGTCGGGGAATTAGCCCGGAGACGACCCCAGACGACTGA
- a CDS encoding recombinase family protein, with amino-acid sequence MTSDEVGLHILDMGIDLSPDERDPYTRAFLTVAATFAELEAEIKRDNTREGIAASRAQGKWHGRPPFGYDVGPEGFLVPNDDYETAIVILDELDKGASKRELARRTSVARSTIQHIANNHERYVGESSQFVGSV; translated from the coding sequence CTGACTTCAGATGAGGTCGGGCTGCACATTCTTGATATGGGCATCGACCTCTCGCCCGACGAACGCGACCCCTACACCCGCGCGTTCCTCACTGTCGCAGCGACCTTCGCCGAGCTCGAAGCTGAGATCAAACGCGACAACACCCGCGAAGGAATCGCAGCGAGTCGTGCCCAGGGCAAATGGCATGGCCGCCCACCATTCGGATACGACGTCGGTCCAGAGGGTTTCTTAGTACCTAATGACGACTATGAGACTGCTATCGTTATCCTCGATGAACTCGATAAAGGTGCGAGCAAACGTGAGCTTGCCCGTCGGACCAGTGTCGCCCGCTCGACAATCCAGCACATTGCCAACAACCACGAGCGGTATGTTGGTGAGTCGTCACAATTCGTTGGCTCCGTATAG
- a CDS encoding DUF3267 domain-containing protein, translating into MDVEWPPAPPEGYRPHDPDYQQPWYVTVALLGWILGVFIGPPLLVVALKGEETAVRLAYTVFQHETPNEWAKYLVWVLGMLGLLALLHEALHALCGRWFGYRSKFSIRYDGFLNISPTTLTYGEYQSRGESIAIALAPLVVLTPASILVLVVSQDFWVLGSAALICLGNSVGAVADLGSACRIVQLPAGELITQDKKGRQQYYHRVNE; encoded by the coding sequence ATGGATGTGGAGTGGCCGCCAGCACCACCCGAGGGCTATCGACCACACGACCCCGACTACCAGCAACCGTGGTACGTCACGGTAGCGCTGCTCGGCTGGATTCTCGGGGTGTTTATCGGTCCGCCACTGTTGGTAGTGGCCCTGAAAGGAGAGGAGACAGCGGTTCGCCTCGCCTATACTGTCTTTCAGCATGAAACTCCCAATGAGTGGGCCAAATATCTCGTCTGGGTGCTCGGAATGCTTGGTCTCTTAGCTCTCCTTCATGAAGCGCTCCATGCTCTCTGTGGGCGCTGGTTCGGCTACCGCTCGAAATTCAGCATCAGATACGACGGTTTCCTTAATATCTCTCCAACGACGCTCACGTACGGTGAGTATCAATCGCGCGGTGAATCAATAGCTATCGCGCTCGCACCGCTGGTTGTTCTGACGCCGGCAAGTATCCTTGTACTGGTCGTGAGTCAGGATTTCTGGGTATTGGGGTCAGCAGCGCTTATCTGTCTCGGGAATTCAGTGGGGGCGGTTGCCGACCTCGGTTCAGCCTGCCGAATTGTACAGCTTCCAGCAGGCGAGCTCATCACTCAGGATAAGAAAGGCAGGCAGCAATATTATCACCGTGTGAATGAGTAG
- a CDS encoding transposase yields the protein MYITNLPREEFLPADLATLYRCRWEVELLFRELKTQYELDEFSTSNPAVVEILLYAALLSLLVSRDLLDLITEEADNEIVFPPECWAATFRSHAQLILHELGEHLGYSPPPLLERLIEDAQKIHQERSILQETLATATQPRCEC from the coding sequence CTGTACATCACGAATCTGCCCAGAGAGGAGTTCCTGCCGGCTGATCTTGCAACGCTGTACCGGTGTCGGTGGGAAGTGGAGTTGCTGTTCCGGGAGCTGAAGACGCAGTACGAACTTGACGAGTTCAGCACAAGCAACCCGGCGGTTGTTGAGATTCTGCTGTACGCAGCGTTGCTGTCACTGCTGGTAAGCCGTGATCTGCTGGATCTGATCACCGAGGAGGCTGACAATGAGATCGTGTTCCCGCCCGAGTGCTGGGCGGCGACCTTCCGGTCGCACGCCCAGCTCATCCTCCACGAACTCGGCGAACACCTCGGCTATTCGCCACCGCCGCTGTTAGAACGACTGATCGAAGATGCACAGAAAATTCACCAAGAACGATCGATCCTCCAAGAGACGCTCGCTACCGCTACACAACCGAGGTGTGAGTGCTAA
- a CDS encoding transposase, with the protein MSVVQCLSTGPHEFLSEEYQARKEERAGATLHLLHNATDQTIERLDVSDEKTHDSTLFNTGSWLQGRLVLLDLAYFKYRCFALIDENDGYFVSRLKKSAKPVITAELRGWRGRAIPLEASRSTTSWTISIVSTSTSRLKRNSSEGRTMELGRWIRSGSASSVSATRTPTTTICTSRICPERSSCRLILQRCTGVGGKWSCCSGS; encoded by the coding sequence CTGTCGGTAGTCCAGTGTCTATCTACAGGGCCGCACGAATTTCTCTCCGAAGAGTATCAGGCCCGGAAAGAGGAGCGGGCTGGAGCGACGCTCCACCTGCTCCACAATGCCACCGACCAGACGATCGAACGGCTCGACGTTAGCGACGAAAAAACGCACGACAGCACGCTGTTCAACACAGGCTCGTGGCTGCAGGGACGGCTCGTTCTCCTCGATCTCGCGTACTTCAAGTACCGCTGCTTCGCGTTGATCGATGAGAACGACGGCTACTTCGTGAGTCGGTTGAAGAAGAGCGCAAAACCGGTGATAACGGCGGAATTACGGGGATGGCGCGGCCGCGCCATCCCCCTGGAAGCAAGCAGATCCACGACGTCGTGGACGATCTCCATCGTGAGTACATCGACGTCAAGGTTGAAGCGGAATTCAAGCGAGGGCCGTACGATGGAACTCGGTCGCTGGATACGAAGCGGTTCCGCGTCGTCGGTGTCCGCAACGAGGACGCCGACGACTACTATCTGTACATCACGAATCTGCCCAGAGAGGAGTTCCTGCCGGCTGATCTTGCAACGCTGTACCGGTGTCGGTGGGAAGTGGAGTTGCTGTTCCGGGAGCTGA
- a CDS encoding GNAT family N-acetyltransferase — protein MVEIRKATSADSEDMDRIQRDSLQSQAVDEYSSEQLEYMTAVDDDRLLIPPEKIEADSHVYIIAEQDGLPVGYGGIDIDEGLLAATFVDPSVLQQGVGQAIAERLQQIAQDHDIGVLRTYASLNVTGFYEQIGFQKRECVTVGGGAGPEIPSVVMEKRV, from the coding sequence ATGGTGGAGATACGAAAAGCAACCTCTGCAGATTCGGAGGACATGGACCGAATACAACGTGATTCACTCCAGTCACAGGCAGTGGACGAATACTCTTCAGAACAGTTAGAGTATATGACGGCAGTCGATGACGACCGTTTGCTGATTCCTCCAGAGAAAATAGAAGCAGATAGCCATGTATACATCATTGCTGAGCAGGATGGACTACCTGTGGGATATGGAGGTATAGATATTGATGAAGGATTATTGGCAGCGACATTCGTTGACCCCTCCGTTCTTCAACAAGGGGTTGGACAAGCGATAGCTGAGAGGCTGCAACAAATCGCTCAAGACCACGATATTGGAGTACTAAGAACATACGCATCACTCAACGTAACCGGATTTTATGAGCAGATAGGATTTCAAAAGCGAGAGTGTGTCACTGTTGGCGGAGGGGCTGGACCAGAGATTCCGAGCGTAGTGATGGAAAAGCGGGTTTGA